In Bacteroidota bacterium, a genomic segment contains:
- a CDS encoding universal stress protein has protein sequence MSNHHTNQILVPVDFSEQSLIAIDQSYTLAREYNAEITLLYVIEDSNNLFKFFSKEQDEGMKKEIQIQLDKVADDVEKKSKRKVNTMIAKGRVYEKVSEIAEEINAVFIIMGTSGGSSSALKKKFIGSNALRVVRESKVPVISIKGKNHRAGCKNIVLPLDLTKETKEKVTKAIELAKVFGGSTVRVVSVLFTTDEFIVNRLTRQLAQVKSFIEKSDVKCTAEIIKGIKGEETLAQNVIDYAKKVEADLIMIMTQQETDFTEFFIGSSAQEMIQNSEIPVLSIVPTPKKDTISPIRPY, from the coding sequence ATGAGTAACCACCACACCAATCAAATTTTAGTTCCGGTTGATTTTTCTGAGCAATCTCTTATTGCTATAGACCAGTCCTACACTTTAGCTCGCGAATACAATGCCGAGATTACATTGTTGTATGTTATTGAAGATTCAAATAACCTTTTCAAGTTTTTTTCTAAAGAACAAGACGAAGGAATGAAAAAGGAAATTCAAATTCAATTGGATAAGGTAGCGGATGATGTGGAAAAGAAAAGCAAGCGAAAAGTAAACACCATGATCGCTAAAGGGCGCGTGTACGAAAAGGTATCCGAAATAGCCGAAGAAATAAATGCGGTATTCATTATAATGGGAACAAGTGGGGGTTCATCTTCTGCACTTAAGAAAAAATTTATTGGCTCAAATGCACTACGAGTAGTTAGAGAATCAAAAGTTCCTGTAATTTCTATTAAAGGAAAAAATCATAGAGCCGGATGCAAAAACATTGTGTTACCACTCGATTTAACAAAAGAAACTAAAGAAAAAGTAACCAAAGCCATTGAGCTTGCTAAAGTATTTGGAGGATCTACCGTGCGTGTGGTTTCTGTGTTATTTACAACAGATGAGTTTATTGTAAATCGCTTAACCAGACAATTAGCGCAGGTTAAATCTTTTATCGAAAAATCGGATGTAAAATGCACTGCCGAAATTATTAAAGGAATAAAAGGAGAAGAAACGCTTGCTCAAAACGTAATTGATTACGCCAAAAAAGTAGAAGCCGATTTAATTATGATTATGACGCAGCAAGAAACTGATTTTACAGAATTTTTTATCGGTTCGTCAGCACAGGAAATGATTCAAAATTCAGAAATTCCTGTTTTGAGTATTGTTCCCACTCCTAAAAAAGATACTATTTCACCAATAAGACCTTACTAA
- a CDS encoding transglutaminase family protein: MISPNELNALISLLDDPDEEVFLQIKSKLLSLGIDVIPVLEHAWENSFDNILQSRIEIIIHNIQFEEILAQISKWSKDDQNHLLEGVLLVARYQYPDLDEVKLKKQIDQIRQDVWLELNDNLTALEKVKILNHIIFDVHNFSGNTTNYHAPQNSYINTVLESKKGNPLSLSILYSVIAQSLGLPIYGVNLPEHFILAYLNVDNHLHQDENGEVEKILFYINPFSKGTVFGRKEIDAFLKQLNLKSSESFYMPCTNTDMVKRLLRNLINSYERLGYIPKKEELEAILKVVEEAK, translated from the coding sequence ATGATTAGCCCAAACGAATTGAATGCATTAATAAGTTTATTAGACGATCCGGATGAAGAAGTGTTTCTTCAGATAAAAAGTAAACTCTTGAGTTTGGGAATAGATGTTATTCCGGTTTTGGAGCACGCTTGGGAAAACTCGTTTGATAATATTCTACAAAGTAGGATAGAGATTATCATCCATAATATACAATTCGAAGAAATTTTGGCTCAAATTTCAAAATGGAGTAAAGACGATCAAAATCATTTACTGGAGGGTGTTTTGCTTGTAGCTAGATACCAATATCCTGATTTGGATGAAGTAAAGTTAAAGAAGCAAATCGATCAAATTCGTCAAGATGTATGGTTGGAGTTAAACGATAATCTTACAGCGTTGGAGAAAGTTAAGATTCTAAATCATATTATTTTTGATGTTCATAATTTTAGTGGAAATACAACCAACTACCATGCTCCGCAAAATTCATACATAAACACAGTTTTAGAAAGCAAAAAAGGAAATCCGCTATCCTTGTCTATTTTGTATTCGGTAATTGCGCAAAGCCTCGGATTGCCAATTTATGGGGTTAATTTGCCCGAACATTTCATTTTGGCATACTTAAATGTAGATAATCATTTGCATCAAGATGAGAATGGAGAGGTAGAAAAAATTCTTTTTTACATTAATCCGTTTAGTAAAGGCACTGTATTTGGCAGAAAAGAGATTGATGCGTTTTTAAAACAACTTAATTTAAAATCGAGTGAGAGTTTTTACATGCCATGTACAAATACTGATATGGTAAAGCGGCTACTTCGAAATTTGATTAACTCCTACGAGCGATTGGGTTATATTCCTAAGAAAGAAGAGTTAGAGGCAATTTTAAAAGTTGTGGAAGAAGCTAAGTAA